Within the Pseudomonas putida genome, the region CTGGCGGCCAAGCGCCGCTTGCCTTCTTTCGCCAAGCTCGGCGCCAAGGGCAAAGGCTTGGTGGGGGTGGCCGTATGCGGGCTGATGGGCAACTACGTGCTGTACCTGATCGGCCTCAATCTGCTGAGCCCCGGCACGGCGCAATTGGTGGTGCAGATCGGCCCGGTGCTGCTGCTGGTGGCCAGTGTGTTCGTGTTCAAGGAACGCTTCAGCTTGGGCCAAGGCCTGGGGCTGATGGTGCTTCTGGCCGGCTTCGGCCTGTTCTTCAACCAGCGCCTGGAAGAGCTGCTGACTTCGCTGGGCGCCTACACCACAGGCGTGCTGACCATCCTGCTGGCCACCAGCATCTGGGTGTTCTATGCCCTGAGCCAGAAACAGCTGCTGACGGTGTGGCATTCGCAGCAGGTGATGATGGTGATCTACCTGAGCTGCGCCGCGCTGCTGACACCTTGGGTGCACCCGCTGGAGGCGCTGCAGCTGACCCCCCTGCAAGGCTGGTTGCTGCTGGCGTGCTGCCTGAACACGCTGGTGGCGTATGGGGCTTTTGCCGAGGCCCTGGCGCACTGGGAGGCATCGCGGGTCAGCGCCACACTGGCGCTGACGCCACTGGTGACCTTTGTGGCGGTGGCGATTGCGGCCTGGCTGTGGCCGGACTATGTGCAGGCCGAGGACATCAATGCCTTGGGCTATGTTGGCGCGGTGACCGTGGTGCTGGGGTCGACACTGGTGGCCCTGGGGCCATCGCTGGTGGCTGGGTGGCGGGCGAGAAGGGCGCGTTTGGCTCAGGTTGGTTGAGAGCCTGTTCCGGCCCTATCGCCGGCAAGCCGGCTCCCACACGGACCGCGCCAGCTTTTAGATGTTGAGCAAGACTGTTGCCCCACAGGTCCCCACCAAGCCTGAAGACTGTGGGGTACCGGTGGGAGCCGGCTTGCCGGCGATAGGGCCCTAAGTACCCGCCAATCAATCAGCCCTGGCCACCCGGCGCCCGCACGTTCTATCGAAGCGTGCGGAGCAACTGTCCCCCTCAAATTTCAAAAGCTGGCGCCATCCCAGGTGGGAGCCGGCTTGCCGGCGATAGGGCCCTAAGCAACAGCCAATCAATCATCCCTTGCCACCGGGCGCCAGCATGTTCTCCGGCCTTACCCACTCATCGAACTGCTCGTTGGTCAGGTATTGCAACTCCAGCGCCGCCTCGCGCAGGGTCTTGCCCTCGCTGTAGGCCTTCTTGGCGATTTCCGCCGCTTTGTCATAGCCGATATGCGGGTTGAGTGCGGTCACCAGCATCAGCCCACGCTCCAGGTGCGCCGCCATCTGCTCGGCATCCGGCTCGATCCCCGCCACGCAGTGCTGCTGGAAGTTGCGGCAGCCATCGGCCAGCAGTTCGATCGACTGCAGCAGGTTATGGATGATCACCGGCTTGAACACATTCAACTGCAGGTGCCCCTGGCTGGCGGCGAAACCGATGGCCGCGTCATTGCCCAGCACCTGGCAGGCCAGCATCGACAGCGCCTCGCACTGGGTCGGGTTGACCTTGCCCGGCATGATCGAGCTGCCCGGCTCGTTGGCCGGCAGGCGCACCTCGGCCAAGCCGGCGCGGGGGCCGGAACCGAGCAAACGCAGGTCGTTGGCGATTTTCATCAAGGCGACCGCCAAGGTTTTCAGTGCCCCGGCCAGGCTGGTCAACGGCTCGTGGCCGGCCAAGGCGGCGAACTTGTTCGGCGCGGTGACGAACGGCAGGCCGGAGAGGGCGGCCAGCTCAGCAGCGATGGCTTCGGCGAACCCCTGCGGGGCATTGAGCCCGGTACCCACGGCAGTACCGCCCTGGGCCAGCTCGCACACCGCCGGCAAGGTGGCGCGGATGGCGCGCTGGGCGTAGTCCAGCTGGGCAACGAAGGCCGACACCTCCTGGCCGAAGGTGATGGGCGTGGCGTCCATCATGTGTGTGCGGCCGGTCTTGACCAGTTTGTGGTGGCGCGCCGCCAGCTCCGCCAGCCCCGAAGACAGCTCGGCGATCGCCGGTAGCAGTTGCTCGTGCACCGCCTGTGCTGCGGCGATGTGCATGGCGGTGGGGAAGCAGTCGTTGGAGCTCTGCGAACGGTTGACGTGGTCGTTAGGGTGCACCGGCGCCTTGCCGCCGCGGCCTTGGCCAGCGAGCTCGTTGGCCCTCCCGGCGATCACCTCGTTGACGTTCATGTTGCTCTGGGTGCCGCTGCCGGTCTGCCACACCACCAGCGGGAACTGGTCATCGTGCTCACCGGCCAACACTTCGTCGGCCGCCTGCTCGATCAGCCGGGCGATGTCCGCGGGCAGGGCGCCATTGCGGTCGTTGACCCTTGCCGCGGCCTTCTTGATCAGCGCCAGGGCGTGCAGCACCGGTAGCGGCATGCGTTCCTTGCCAATGGCAAAGTTGATCAGCGAGCGTTGGGTCTGTGCGCCCCAGTAGGCGTGCTCCGGAACTTCGACCGGGCCCAGGCTGTCTGTTTCGATACGGCTCATGCTGCGTTCACTCCCCTGTCAGTCAGAATCAGCAGTTTAGGCCCCCATGCGATCGCGCGGTTCAATCGCGCTTCGTGCCACTTGAGCGCTGCCCCCTGGCGGGAGCAGAATGCTCATCTCTGAGGTAACGCCTCCCCCTCCTTGAAGGATATGCAATGACCCGTCTCCGTGCCCTCTGTGCTGCCGTCGCCCTGGCCTGTGCCAGCGGCCAGGTGCTCGCTGCCACTGCCAGCCACAACGCTGCCGCCGAGAAATTCCTGACCCTGGCCAACGCTGACAAGCTGGGCACCCCGGTGTACATGCAAGTCCAGCAGATGTTCGCCCAGCGCTTCGCCCAGACCAAGGCCCCGGCCAGCAAGCAGTCGGTGCTCGAGAGCTACCAGGCCAAGGCCAACGCCGCGCTGGACAGCGCCATCGGCTGGAACAAGCTCAAGCCGAAGATGGTCGACCTGTACACCCAGACCTTCACCGAGCAAGAGCTCAAGGACCTGGTCAAGTTCTACCAGTCGCCACTGGGCAAGAAAGTCCTCACCCAGATGCCCAAGGTCACTCAGCAGTCGGCCCAGCTGACCCAGCAGAGCCTGGAGCCGGCAGTGCCGGTGGTGAACAAGCTGCTCGAAGACATGACCAAAGAGCTTGACCCCAATGCCGGCAAGGCCGCCGCCCCTGCCAAGAAGTGAGTGACGCGCGATGACCATGCAGCAACGCATCGAGCAGCAGCTTGCCGCCCTGGCGCCGCAGCACCTTGAAGTGCTCAACGAAAGCCACATGCACAGCCGTGGCCAGGAAACTCACTACAAGGCGGTGATCGTCAGCGAGCAGTTTGCCGGGCTCAACAGCGTCAAGCGCCACCAGAAGGTCTACGCCACCATGGGTGAGCTGATGGGCCAGATCCATGCCCTGGCCATCCACACCTACACCGACGAGGAGTGGGCGAAGGTGGGCGTCGCGCCTGCGTCGCCGGTGTGTGCAGGCGGCGGCAAGCACTGAATCCTTTCTGTCGTTCTGGTACACTCCGCACCATTCCTAGGGGGCCGCTTGGCGGCCCATCGCCGGCAAGCCGGCTCCCACAGGTACAGCGCAGCCCTTGAGCATTGCGCCGGCCTTATGGGAGCCGGCTTGCCGGCTCTCACTGGTACAGCGCAGCCCTTGAGCATTGCGCCGGCCTTATGGGAGCCGGCTTGCCGGCTCTCACTGGTACAGCGCAGCCCTTGAGCATTGCGCCGGCCCTGTGGGAGCCGGCTTGCCGGCGATGGGCTGCAGGGCAGCCCCCAGCTTTTTGCCAAACCCGGTCCGCCCCTTACGAGGGCAACCACCTGGAGATTCAACGCAATGACCCACCCGATCGTCGTGGCGGCGCTGTACAAGTTCGTCACCCTTGAAGACTACGTAGAACTGCGCGAGCCCCTGCTGAAGGCCATGCTCGACAATGGCGTCAAAGGCACTCTGCTGCTGGCCAACGAGGGCATCAACGGCACCGTTTCGGCCACCCGCGAAGGCATCGATGGCCTGCTCGCCTGGCTGCGCAGCGACCCGCGCCTGGTCGATGTCGACCACAAGGAGTCCTACTGCGACGAGCAGCCGTTCTACCGCACCAAGGTCAAGCTCAAGAAAGAGATCGTCACCCTCGGCGTACCCGGCGTGGACCCGAACAACGCCGTTGGCACCTATGTCGAGCCCAAAGACTGGAACGCCCTGATCAGCGACCCGGAAGTACTGCTGATCGACACCCGCAACGATTACGAAGTGGCCATCGGCACCTTCAAGGGCGCAATCGACCCCAAGACCGAGACCTTCCGCGAGTTCCCCGAGTACATCAAGGCCAACTTCGACCCCAGCAAGCACAAGAAGGTCGCCATGTTCTGCACCGGCGGCATTCGTTGTGAAAAAGCCTCCAGCTACATGCTCGGTGAAGGCTTCGAGGCGGTCTATCATCTTAAGGGCGGCATCCTGAAATACTTCGAGGAAGTACCCCAGGAAGAAAGCCTGTGGGACGGTGACTGCTTTGTCTTCGACAACCGCGTCACGGTGCGCCATGACCTGAGCGAGGGCGAGTACGACCAGTGCCATGCCTGCCGCCACCCGATCGACGCCCAGGACCGCGCGTCCGAGCACTATTCGCCAGGCGTGAGCTGCCCGCACTGCTGGGACAGCCTGAGCGAAAAGACCCGGCGCAGCGCCATCGACCGGCAAAAGCAGATCGAGCTGGCCAAGGCCCGCAACCTGCCGCACCCGATCGGTTACAACTATAAAGCCGAGGCCTGATTGCATGACTGCCCGCCTGCTCTATGTGATGGACCCGATGTGCTCCTGGTGCTGGGGTTTTGCACCGGTGGCCCAGGCCCTGATCGCCCAGGCGCGTGAGGCGGGCGTGGCCACCCGAGTGGTGCCGGGCGGGTTGCGCCGCGGTGCCAGCCCGCTGGACGCCTCCACCCGCAAGTACATCCTCGAGCATTGGCAGGCGGTGGCCGACGCTACCGGGCAGCCGTTCGCGTTCGACAATGCCATGCCCGACGGTTTCGTCTACGACACCGAACCGGCCTGCCGTGCCCTGGTGGCCGCCCGCGAACTGGATGCCGAGCAGGTCTGGCCGCTGCTGGCGCTGATCCAGCGGGGGTTCTACCAGCAGGGCCTGGATGTCACCAGGGCGCCGCAGCTGGTCGAGCTGGCCGAACAGGCCGGGTTCGATCGCACAACCTTCGCCGAGGCCCTGCAGGGTGCGGACGTGCGCGCCGCCACCGCAGCCGATTTCAGCTGGGTGCAGGACCTGGGTATTGCTGGCTTTCCGACGCTGCTGGCTGAGCGCAACGGCCAGCTCGCCCTGTTGACCAATGGCTACCAGCCGCTGCAAAGCCTGCAGCCCTTGCTTGCCCGCTGGCTACAGCAGGCCGCCTGTGCTTGACCTGCCCGGCTCGCCCGACCCGGTGCCCGGGAAGCCCGCCCCTGTGCCTGACCGGCTGAGCTGGGCGCAAATCCGCCGTTTGGCGCTGCACCACAAGAAACACCTCTGGGCCGCCAACCTGGTGGCCGTGCTGGCGGCCTGCTGCAGCGTGCCCATCCCATTGCTGCTGCCCTTGCTGGTGGACGAGGTGTTGCTGGGCCACGGCGATGGCGCGCTGAAGTTCATGAACCACCTGCTGCCCAGCGGTTGGCAGGTGGCGGCCGGGTATATCGGCCTGATGCTGGTCGCCACCCTGTGCCTGCGCGTGGCCGCCCTGGGGTTCAACGTGGTGCAGGCCAAGCTGTTCGCTGGCCTTGCCAAAGACATCGTCTATCGCCTGCGCATCCGCCTGATCGATCGGCTCAAGCGTATTTCGCTCAAGGAATACGAAAGCCTGGGTAGCGGCACCGTGACCACACACCTGGTCACCGACCTGGAGACCCTCGACAAGTTCGTCGGCGAAACCCTGAGCCGCTTCCTGGTGGCGATGCTGACCCTGACCGGCACAGCGGCGATCCTGATCTGGATGCACTGGCAGCTGGCCTTGCTGATCCTGTTGTTCAACCCGCTGGTGATCTACTTCACCGTGCAGTTGGGCAAGCGCGTCAAACACCTCAAAAAGCTCGAAAACGACAGCACCTCGCGGTTCACCCAGGCGCTGGCCGAAACCCTGGACGCCATCCAGGAAATCCGCGCCAGCAACCGCCAAGGCTACTTCCTCGGGCGCCTGGGCCTGCGCGCCCGTGAAGTGCGCGATTACGCCGTGGATTCGCAATGGAAAAGCGACGCCAGTGGCCGTGCCAGTGGCCTGCTGTTCCAGTTCGGTATCGATATTTTCCGTGCGGCGGCCATGCTCACGGTGCTGTTCTCCGACCTGTCGATCGGGCAGATGCTGGCCGTGTTCAGCTACCTGTGGTTCATGATCGGCCCGGTCGAGCAGTTGCTGAATCTGCAATATGCCTACTACGCCGCCGGCGGTGCCCTGAGCCGGCTCAACGAATTGCTGGCGCGTGATGACGAGCCACAATACCCGGCTGCCCGCGACCCGTTCGCCGGCCGTGAAACGGTTGGCATCGAGGTGCGCGACCTGCGTTTCGCCTATGCCGACGAGCCGGTGCTGGAGCACCTGGACCTGACCATCGCCGCGGGCGAAAAGGTCGCCATTGTCGGCGCCAGTGGCGGCGGCAAAAGTACCCTGGTGCAATTGCTGCTGGGCCTTTACAGCGCCCAGGCCGGGACCATCCGTTTCGGTGGCGCCAGCCTGCAGGAAATCGGCCTGGAGACCTTGCGTGAAAATGTGGCGGTGGTGCTGCAGCACCCGTCACTGTTCAACGACACGGTACGCGCCAACCTGACCATGGGCCGTGACTGCACGGACGAGGCCTGTTGGCAGGCGCTGCGCATCGCTCAGCTGGACGCCACCATCGCTGCCTTGCCGCAAGGGCTGGACAGCGTGGTCGGCCGCTCTGGTGTGCGCCTGTCTGGCGGCCAGCGTCAGCGCCTGGCGATTGCCCGTATGGTCCTGGCGGAGCCGAAGGTGGTGATCCTCGACGAGGCCACTTCGGCGCTGGACGCCGCCACTGAGTACAACCTGCACCAGGCGCTGGCGCGTTTCCTGAGTGGCCGCACCACCCTGATCATCGCCCACCGCCTTTCTGCGGTGAAGCAGGCCGACCGTGTGCTGGTGTTCGATGGCGGCCATGTAGCCGAGGATGGCGGCCACCAGCAGTTGATCGCCGAAGGCGGCCTGTACGCCAAACTGTACGGCCACCTCCAGCAGACCTGAGCAAGCTTCAAGCTGCAAGCTGCAAGCTGCAAGCGGACCGTGTGCGGCCCTGCTTTTTCTTGCAGCTTGCGGCTTGTAGCTTGCGGCTTGCAGCTATAAGCGGACCGTGCGCGGCTCTGCTTTTTCTTGCGGCTTGAAGCTTGCGGCTTGCAGCTACAAGCGGTCCGTGCGCGGATCTGCTTTTTCTTGCAGCTTGCCGCTTACAGCTTGCCGCTCAAATTTCCCTCCAAATAGATGGCAGATGGCCTACTCTGAGCTTGTCTAGGTTGGTTCGAGCCTTATCTGCTCAGTGACAGGGACTTCATGAAGGGACATCGCACACTAGAGGCGCCAAGGCTGCTGGGTATCATCTGGCCCTTCATCGCCGTTGTAGTCTTCCAGGTCCTGCTGGGCAGCCTCAGCCTTTACGCGCTGTCGGCGGTGCGTGCCTACGTCGCCGGCGAAAGCCTGTGGTCCAAGGCCCAGAAAGACGCCATCTATTACCTGAACCTGTATGCCGAAACTGGCGATGAGCGCAATTATCAGCGCTATCGCCAAGTCATCACTGTGCCCCACGGTGACAGGCAGATGCGCGAGGTGCTCGACCAGCCAAACCCAGACCTTGACGTCGCGCGCCAGGCCGTGCTGCAAGGCGGCAACCACCCCGACGACATCGACCGCATCATCTGGTTCTACCGCAATTTCAGCCGGATCAGCTACGTGCAGGCGGCGATCGACTACTGGAATGTCGGTGACGATTACCTTAAACAACTGGATGTGCTGGGCAACGAGATACGTGAAGGTTTTGCCAAAGGCCAGGTGGGGCCGGGCCAGGTCAGCCAATGGCGCGCTCGCATCGTCGCTATCAACGATGGTGTGACGCCAGCGGCCAAAGCCTTCAGCGATGCCCTGGGTGAAGGGTCGCGCATGCTGTTGCGGGTGCTGCTGGTCACCAACCTGCTCACCGCGCTGTTTCTCATTGGCTTCGCCTGGCGCCGGTCGAGCAAGCTGCTGGCCCAGCGCCAGGCCTTCGCCAGCGCCCTGCAGGAAGAAAAGGAACGCGCGCAGATTACCCTGCAGGCGATCGGCGATGCGGTGATCACCACCGATGTCGATGGCAGCATCGGCTACATGAACCCGGCGGCCGAGCAACTGACCCATTGGCAGGCAGGTCAGGCCCTGGGCCTGCCATTGACAGCGCTGTTCAGCCTGGTGGATGAGCACGCCCAGAGCGACAGCAGCACCCTGTTCGAACAGGTGCTCAGCGGCAGCCTCAAGGGCGGCGCCGAACATGCACGGTTGATCCAGCGCCTGGACGGCAGCACGGTTTCGATCAACCTGGTAGGTTCGCCCATCATCAGTGATGGCCAGGTGGCGGGCATTGTCCTGGTGCTGCATGACATGACCCAGGAGCGCCAGTACATCGCCAACCTGTCCTGGCAGGCGACCCATGACGCCCTGACCGGCCTGGCCAACCGCCGTGAATTCGAGTACCGCCTGGAGCAGGCCCTGAACGACCTGGTGCGCCAGGGCGGGCGGCATTCGCTGATGTTCCTGGACCTGGACCAGTTCAAGCTGGTGAACGATACCTGTGGCCATGCAGCCGGTGACGAATTGCTGCGGCACATCTGCGCCGTGCTGCAATCGGTGCTGCGCGAAGGCGATACCCTGGCGCGGCTGGGCGGCGATGAATTTGGCGTGCTGCTGGAAAACTGCCCGGGCGAACAGGCCGAGCGGATTGCCGAAAGCCTGCGCCAGGCAGTGCAAAGCCTGCACTTCGTGTGGAAAGGCAGGCCGTTCGTCACCACTGTGAGTATCGGCCTGGTGCACATGGCCCAAGCCCCGGCCACGCTGGAAGCCTCCCTGCGGGCAGCGGACATGGCGTGCTACATGGCCAAGGAGAAGGGCCGTAACCGCATTCAGGTCTACCATGCCGATGACAGCGAACTGTCGATGCGTTTTGGCGAAATGGCCTGGATACAGCGCCTGCACGTTGCCCTGGAGGAGAACCGCTTCTGTTTATATGCCCAGGAAATCGCTGCGCTCTCGGCCCTCGAAGGGCCGGGGCATGTCGAGATCCTGTTGCGCCTGCAAGACGAAAGCGGCCGCACCATCCTGCCTGACAGCTTCATCCCGGCGGCCGAGCGCTATGGCCTGATGACCGCTATCGACCGCTGGGTGGTGCGCAATGTGTTTCAGGTCATTCGCCGTTGCCTGGACGAGGAGCGCGAGGGCCCGCTGTCGATGTGTGCCATCAACCTGTCGGGGTCGAGTATCGGTGACGACAAGTTCCTGGAGTACTTGCAGCGGCTGTTCGTCGAATATTCGATTCCGCCACGGCTGATCTGCTTCGAAATCACCGAGACCAGTGCCATTGCCAACCTTGGCAGTGCCATCCGATTCATCAATGAATTGAAAGGGCTGGGTTGCAAGTTCTCGCTGGATGACTTTTGTGCCGGAATGTCGTCCTTCGCTTATTTAAAACATTTACCTGTCGACTTCTTGAAGATCGACGGAAGTTTTGTCAAAGATATGCTGGATGATCCGGTCAATCGGGCCATGGTCGAAGTCATCAATCACATCGGCCACGTCATGGGTAAGCGCACCATTGCCGAGTTCGTCGAAACTCCGTTGATCGAGCAGGCCTTGCAGGAGATCGGCGTGGACTACGCCCAGGGCTATCTGATCGAACGACCGCAGGTCTTCACTTGCGACAGTCTGCAGCGCCAACGGATTGCTGCACGGCCCCTGCTGCATCGGGCGCCTGGAACCTTTCGCTGAAGTAGCGTTGGTAAATCACAGGGATCAAGGAGCTGAAAAGTGATCGATGCATTCGTCCGTATCGGGCCTTTGATGGACCCGGCCAGTTACCCCCAATGGGCCCAGCAACTGATCGAAGACTGCCGCGAGAGCAAGCGCCGGGTAGTGGAACATGAGTTCTACCAGCGCCTGCGCGATGGCCAGTTGCGGCAAGCGACCATTCGCCAGTACCTGATCGGTGGCTGGCCGGTGGTTGAGCAGTTTTCCTTGTACATGGCCCACAACCTGACCAAGACCCGCTATGCCCGCCACCCGGGCGAAGACATGGCGCGGCGCTGGCTGATGCGCAACATCCGCGTGGAGCTCAACCATGCCGATTACTGGGTGCATTGGTGCCACGCCCACGGCATTCACCTGCACGAACTGCAGTCGCAGGAAGTGCCCGCCGAGCTCAATGGGCTGAATGACTGGTGCTGGCGTGTGTGTACCACCGAGTCGCTGGCCATTGCCATGGCGGCCACCAACTACGCGATCGAAGGGGCGACGGGGGAGTGGTCGGCAGTGGTCTGTGCTGAAGACACCTACGCCATGGGCTTCCCGGAGGACCAGCGCAAGCGCGCCATGAAGTGGTTGAAGATGCATGCGCAGTATGACGACGCCCACCCGTGGGAGGCGCTGGAGATCATCTGTACGCTGGCTGGCGAAAACCCGACCCTGGGGCTGCGCAATGAGCTGCGCAAGGCGGTCTGCAAAAGTTATGACTGCATGTACCTGTTCCTGGAACGGTGCATGCAACTGGAGGGCCGCCAGCAAGGGCGCATGCGCCCGAGCCTGGCAGCTGGCTGAAATGCCTGGGGTCGCACGGCGGCCCCCTAGGCATAAAGCCTTACTGGGCGTTGAAGGCTTGCCCGTTCACCCCGGTACTGTCTGGCCCCATCAGGTACAGGTACACCGGCATGATCTCTTCAGGCAGCGGGTTGTTCTGCGGGTTTTCGCTCGGGTAGGCCTGGGCCCGCATCGCCGTGCGGGTAGCCCCGGGGTTGATGCTGTTGGAGCGCACCGGTGCCACACCTTCCAGTTCGTCCGCCAAGGTTTGCATCAGGCCTTCGGTCGCGAATTTGGACACACCATAAGCGCCCCAGTAAGCCCGGCCCTTGCGCCCGACGCTGCTGGAGGTGAACACCACCGAGGCGTCCTCCGAGAGCTTGAGCAGCGGTAGCAGGGTGCTGGTGAGCATGAACGTGGCATTGACGTTGATGTGCATCACCCGCATGAAGTTGTCGCCCGAAAGCTGTTCAAGCGGGGTGCGTGGGCCGATGATCGAGGCGTTGTTGAGCAGGCCGTCCAGGCGGCCGAACTGGTCCTCGACCATCGCCGCCAGTTCGTCGTACTGGTGGGGCAGGGCGGTTTCCAGGTTGAACGGAATCACCACCGGCTGTGGGTGGCCGGCGGCCTCGATTTCATCGTAGACCTCGTTCAGGTTGGCTTCGGTCTTGCCCAGCAGCAGTACAGTGGCGCCCAAGGCGGCATAAGCCTTGGCGGCGGCAGCACCGATGCCGCGACCAGCGCCGGTGACCATGATGACGCGACCCTGAAGCAGGTCGGGGCGGGCAGTGTAGTCGAACATGCGTTTGTCCTTGGTTTGAAGCGGCAAGCTTCAAGCTTCAAGCTTCAAGCTTCAAGCTTCAAGCCGCAAGCTTCAAGCTGCAAGAGAAAGCGAGCAGCGCGCGGACTGCTTTTTCTTGCAGCTTGCAGCTCGAAGCTTGCCGCTGAGTGTCAGCACCCGCAGAGTGCGGCGTCGAGCACCTTGCGCAGTTCCAGTGGGTGGTCCACCACCACGTCGGCGCCCCAGTTGTTCGGGTTGTCTTCTGGGTGAATATAGCCGTAGCGCACAGCCGCCGTGCGGGTGCCGGCATCGCGGCCCGACTCGATGTCGCGCAGGTCGTCGCCGACGAACAGCACGCTGGCCGGGTCCAGGTTCAGGGTCTTGCAGGCCAGGATCAACGGCTCAGGGTCGGGCTTGCTGTTTTTCACGTGATCCGGGCAGATCAGCAGTGCCGAACGCTCGGCCAGGCCCAGGCGCTGCATGATCGGCTCGGCGAAGCGGACCGGCTTGTTGGTCACCACCCCCCACAGCAGGTTGCCTCTCTCGATATCGGCCAGCAATTCGCCCATGCCGTCGAACAGCTTGCTGTGCACCGCGCAGTCGCGCTGGTAGCGTTCGAGGAACTCCAGGCGCAGGGCCTCGAAGCCCTCGTCCTCCGGGCTCATGGCGAAGGTCGCGGCGACCATCGCCCGCGCGCCGCCAGAAATCACGTCACGGATCAGCTTGTCGTCGATGGCCGGCAGGCCACGCTCGGCGAGCATGGCTTGGCAAATGGCGATGAAGTCCGGCGCCGTGTCGAGCAGGGTGCCGTCCATGTCAAAGAGTACCGCTCGCAAACGCATGCTCATTCCTCGCGCAGGGTCTGGATCATGTAGTTGACGTCCACATCGCTGCTGAGCTTGTAGTGCTTGGTCAGCGGGTTGTAGGTCAGGCCGATGATGTCCTTGACTTCAAGGCCCGCGACGCGGCTCCAGGCACCCAGCTCGGAGGGGCGGATGAACTTCTTGAAGTCATGGGTACCGCGCGGCAGCATCTTGAGGATGTACTCGGCGCCGATGATGGCCAGCAGGTAAGCCTTGGGGTTGCGGTTGATGGTCGAGAAGAACACCTGGCCACCCGGCTTGACCATGCGGTAGCAGGCGCGGATGACCGAGGACGGGTCGGGCACGTGCTCGAGCATTTCCAGGCAGGTGACCACATCGAACTGCTCGGGCATTTCTTCCGCCAGGGCCTCGGCGGTGATCTGCCGGTACTCCACCTGCACGCCGGACTCCAGTTGGTGCAGCTGGGCCACGGCCAGGGGCGCTTCGCCCATGTCGATGCCGGTGACGGTAGCGCCACGCAGGGCCATGGCTTCACTGAGGATGCCGCCGCCGCAGCCGACGTCCAGCACCTTCTTGCCCGCCAGGCTGACGCGCTCGTCGATCCAGTTGACGCGCAGCGGATTGATGTCGTGCAGCGGCTTGAACTCGCTCTCGCGGTCCCACCAGCGGTGCGCCAAGGCTTCAAACTTGGCGATTTCGGCGTGGTCGACGTTGCTCATTGAACAGTCCTCTGAAACTTCTACGAATTGCGCCGGAGTATACCCGAGCGCCCGAGGCTGTTGGTCGCTATAATCGTCCGCTTTTGATATGCGAAAGTCAGGGAGAGGTGATGCGCGAGCGACTTATGGCGGCG harbors:
- a CDS encoding DsbA family protein, with the protein product MTARLLYVMDPMCSWCWGFAPVAQALIAQAREAGVATRVVPGGLRRGASPLDASTRKYILEHWQAVADATGQPFAFDNAMPDGFVYDTEPACRALVAARELDAEQVWPLLALIQRGFYQQGLDVTRAPQLVELAEQAGFDRTTFAEALQGADVRAATAADFSWVQDLGIAGFPTLLAERNGQLALLTNGYQPLQSLQPLLARWLQQAACA
- a CDS encoding BolA family protein; the encoded protein is MTMQQRIEQQLAALAPQHLEVLNESHMHSRGQETHYKAVIVSEQFAGLNSVKRHQKVYATMGELMGQIHALAIHTYTDEEWAKVGVAPASPVCAGGGKH
- a CDS encoding rhodanese-related sulfurtransferase produces the protein MTHPIVVAALYKFVTLEDYVELREPLLKAMLDNGVKGTLLLANEGINGTVSATREGIDGLLAWLRSDPRLVDVDHKESYCDEQPFYRTKVKLKKEIVTLGVPGVDPNNAVGTYVEPKDWNALISDPEVLLIDTRNDYEVAIGTFKGAIDPKTETFREFPEYIKANFDPSKHKKVAMFCTGGIRCEKASSYMLGEGFEAVYHLKGGILKYFEEVPQEESLWDGDCFVFDNRVTVRHDLSEGEYDQCHACRHPIDAQDRASEHYSPGVSCPHCWDSLSEKTRRSAIDRQKQIELAKARNLPHPIGYNYKAEA
- a CDS encoding DMT family transporter — protein: MHITSGRRSYGLALALLTALLWGILPIKLKQVLQVVDPITVTWFRLLVSGGLLFAWLAAKRRLPSFAKLGAKGKGLVGVAVCGLMGNYVLYLIGLNLLSPGTAQLVVQIGPVLLLVASVFVFKERFSLGQGLGLMVLLAGFGLFFNQRLEELLTSLGAYTTGVLTILLATSIWVFYALSQKQLLTVWHSQQVMMVIYLSCAALLTPWVHPLEALQLTPLQGWLLLACCLNTLVAYGAFAEALAHWEASRVSATLALTPLVTFVAVAIAAWLWPDYVQAEDINALGYVGAVTVVLGSTLVALGPSLVAGWRARRARLAQVG
- a CDS encoding ABC transporter ATP-binding protein; amino-acid sequence: MLDLPGSPDPVPGKPAPVPDRLSWAQIRRLALHHKKHLWAANLVAVLAACCSVPIPLLLPLLVDEVLLGHGDGALKFMNHLLPSGWQVAAGYIGLMLVATLCLRVAALGFNVVQAKLFAGLAKDIVYRLRIRLIDRLKRISLKEYESLGSGTVTTHLVTDLETLDKFVGETLSRFLVAMLTLTGTAAILIWMHWQLALLILLFNPLVIYFTVQLGKRVKHLKKLENDSTSRFTQALAETLDAIQEIRASNRQGYFLGRLGLRAREVRDYAVDSQWKSDASGRASGLLFQFGIDIFRAAAMLTVLFSDLSIGQMLAVFSYLWFMIGPVEQLLNLQYAYYAAGGALSRLNELLARDDEPQYPAARDPFAGRETVGIEVRDLRFAYADEPVLEHLDLTIAAGEKVAIVGASGGGKSTLVQLLLGLYSAQAGTIRFGGASLQEIGLETLRENVAVVLQHPSLFNDTVRANLTMGRDCTDEACWQALRIAQLDATIAALPQGLDSVVGRSGVRLSGGQRQRLAIARMVLAEPKVVILDEATSALDAATEYNLHQALARFLSGRTTLIIAHRLSAVKQADRVLVFDGGHVAEDGGHQQLIAEGGLYAKLYGHLQQT
- a CDS encoding class II fumarate hydratase, with amino-acid sequence MSRIETDSLGPVEVPEHAYWGAQTQRSLINFAIGKERMPLPVLHALALIKKAAARVNDRNGALPADIARLIEQAADEVLAGEHDDQFPLVVWQTGSGTQSNMNVNEVIAGRANELAGQGRGGKAPVHPNDHVNRSQSSNDCFPTAMHIAAAQAVHEQLLPAIAELSSGLAELAARHHKLVKTGRTHMMDATPITFGQEVSAFVAQLDYAQRAIRATLPAVCELAQGGTAVGTGLNAPQGFAEAIAAELAALSGLPFVTAPNKFAALAGHEPLTSLAGALKTLAVALMKIANDLRLLGSGPRAGLAEVRLPANEPGSSIMPGKVNPTQCEALSMLACQVLGNDAAIGFAASQGHLQLNVFKPVIIHNLLQSIELLADGCRNFQQHCVAGIEPDAEQMAAHLERGLMLVTALNPHIGYDKAAEIAKKAYSEGKTLREAALELQYLTNEQFDEWVRPENMLAPGGKG
- a CDS encoding DUF2059 domain-containing protein gives rise to the protein MTRLRALCAAVALACASGQVLAATASHNAAAEKFLTLANADKLGTPVYMQVQQMFAQRFAQTKAPASKQSVLESYQAKANAALDSAIGWNKLKPKMVDLYTQTFTEQELKDLVKFYQSPLGKKVLTQMPKVTQQSAQLTQQSLEPAVPVVNKLLEDMTKELDPNAGKAAAPAKK